TTGAGTTccaattttaagtatttttaggaagtttttaaataagaagatttacaattcaaaccctcaTTTCTTGTAAATTAACATTGCTACTTCAGCTTGTTCTTTTCGACATGTGCATCTCTTAATTGAACACTCAAGAACACTCATTAAATAATAAGGTAAATTAAAATCTACTAATCATTCAATCATTACAACTTGTTGTCATTATAACATTATTAAGAATATTATCTAAACGGTATCTCTGATTAACACATTTCACAACTTATTAACGATGACACAATCTTATGCATGTAAGTTAATATTTCGACAAATTTTAATAGGCTTTTGTcctattaaatattaatattgaaaCTTAAAATCTTCAAGaatattttataacaatatGGAGAATGTACCAGATTGTAACTAGTTATAGACATATAGTAGTAAGTAAAATTTGTCTCTACAAGAATtgtgtttaatttatatatagtgCAACAATGTTTATTGTACATAGGTAATTGTTAATgatatttagaataaaaaattaatgataaactTGGATCAATATTAATAAAAGGTGATTAGGACTCAAATAACTTCCACTACCCTATAATAATCTCAAATTCCCTTTGTTATTTCATGAATAAGTTCAACTAGACATAAAAAGTATAGGAATAAccacccctaattccttaggtcatcatttatattttcaagCATAAAGGACAACAACTTACTATGAACACAACATATTCTCATATTCTTTTTTGTTAATAAGCCCATGGCAAAAAATTGTAATAGTAAGGTTTTCTAGGATAAATTTAGTATTTGTATAGATGTCAAAATTAggtttattttgatgataagtGTATGCATTTGtcgatttttattttctcaaacattcaaaaattcatttgaatTGGAAAAAGTgatataaaaagttatattttatcataaatataacGACCATACACTCAtattgtaaaatagttttacactgTCGTCCAATGTGAACCCATCATCTTGTCATTTATGTCTATTTAATAATCTACTTCTATAAATTACTACcatttttcaaacattattgtACATCAATATAAAACTAGTAAGTACACTGACGATGTatttcttgttttctttttattcatAACTTTAGTTCTATGATAGGAACATGTGTCACACTTTAatttgcattaaaaaaattttcTAAGTGATTTCTCATTTTGTAAATCAACCCACATGTTTGTAAATCAATTTGCAGAGATCGTGAACTCATTCTTGATGTTTAAGACCATGTGGGTATAGTTGGATGGGAAATGGAAAAGTTTGACTTAAAACCCCTTAAATAGAGTTCAATTTTACAAAACTACACACGGTGAGTAGTGGACTCGTACGGTGAGCTCAAACAGAGATATCTAGTTTCGTACGGACTCAATTTTGCACAAAAAGCATATGACATTGTATGGAGAAAAAATACATAGAATCAAGTCATATGAAAATGTAGGTATAGATGTTAGAAATCTAATGACTTTGATTTCACTTAAAAATAAGTTATGTAACTAAGTAAAGGTCAATAACTTAGTATAGAAAGTTCATATTCATTACACAAAAGTCAAATGAGATATAATCCGAACACCAAAGTAGTATATAATTGAATGAGGTTTCTAAGGGTACAACAATAAAACATATAGGTCACTGACAAAGTTCAAAAGGATGGAAAATGTATCTACCTTATAAAACAAGATACCCTACAATTAACCTTTAAAACCAATACATCATAATACAGTTCGCAAATagccaaaaatttaaaataagtacTAAACAAAAACACCgtcatatattttagatttttctaCACATATTcaacaatttattttctctctatcCGTCTCTTTCTATTTCATTATTAGCATATCATATCTTTCACATCATTTTTCTTATATCTTTATCTCTCAAGGTGTATCTCTAAGAGTGTACGTCAAATATCTTTctatattttatcaaactatatatttttcttataaatttagtatTCCATTAGGAATCTCTTCTTCATATGCACATCAAATATAGTAGTAACATTGAATATTATCTGATGGTGGTTGCATATGATAGCAGAAACAATATGGTTCAAAGGAGTTGAGTATAGTAGAAACATCAGTTGACTTCTTGTCTTCTTCTAGAGGTCCAACTGAAACTATTTCTGTTTGACACACTTTTCTTAGTTTCAACACTACCTTTACTGAATCAATATCTCCCGATAATGttaatttcttttctttcaactCTATTGATACTGATTCAACCCCtgcaaaattattataaaaatacaattttatttaataaaaataatcaattaattaatccTTCATTTAATATGGTATGAAATTCACATTCCATCTTCAAACTTAATCACATTCCATCTTGaattatagaaataactttATAGAGCTTATATGATATGAAATTCAATACCTAAAAGGCCAGATGCTGTCTTCATCATTTTTCGCTTGattttatcattataaaaatctACCTTCAACACAACTTTCTgttacaaaacaaataaataaattattaatcaatgaaaataaatcctaaattaaattttgaccttcattgttttttttttactaacctTCATTGTTGTTAGCTAGTGAGAGCTAAGTAAGAATTGTTGGTGACAATTGCAAAGGAATAAGAAGAGGAGCAAGTTGATGATGAAATTTGAGTGGAGAATTGTTTTCAAATGCGAAAGAAGTGATGATGTAGCAAGAATGAAAATTTGCTAATATTTATACAAGATAAGTAGGAACCTATGAAAGACAAAATCAAGTCAACCAAGTCAGTTGAAACGATAttgttttttcttaaaaattagatttttaggAGACAATATTATTTTACAACCGTGTGTTTGAACTTGAAAGTTTGAATCCTCACTCACAATCACACGAAATTTCCCTAAATAAAATAGTTAGGTCAAATGATAAAACTTTGTAATCATTGAAAggcttttatttctttttttgaaaaagttgtTAAAACTTGTTTACTTTTTGCTTCGTAGCTTCATTTTAAAGTATCACGATAGAGTCACACACGTCTTAGATTAgaatgtaagatttatgggtcacatatttaattaattaataaagtgtgttagggtcattatataattagccaataaactaggggtcaaataatatataatagtttatggctaaagagcataatagttatgaaaattaatagtgtagataccaggcagtttctaatttaatgaggggctgaattggaaatactgcaatttgggatataactaataatagttatatataggggtaatggtccccaaggcaaacacaataagactattcagtttcaaaaccctaaaggagaaaactctctggttctctctatccccatcaagagagcaaggtcttcagggtgttttgctgaggaagatcactcaacccattggctctatcatcatcattctaggatttcatcaatgtcaattcccacaggtacgcttccgcctttggtcattcatcatgtaattgacatggatacttaacaattggtatcagagcctaccatgtttaattcatgatgaaattcggttattgtctttgtttaggattcaatttgggaattttgacatgtttgaaaaattagggtttgtaatttgggaatttgggaattttgatatatatgttatggaatccatatttttaacgtgtttgaaaaattagggtttgtaatttgggaattttgatatatatattatggaatccatatttttaacgtgttagaaaaattagggtttgtaatttgggaatttgggaattttgatatatatattatggaatccatatttttaacgtgtttaaaaaattagggtttgtaatttgggaatttgggaattttgatatatatattatggaatccatatttttaacgtgtttaaaaaattagggtttgtaatttgggaatttgggaattttgatatatatattatggaatccatatttttaacgtgtttgaaaaattagggtttgtaatttgggaatttgggaattttgatatatatattatggaatccatatttttaacgtgtttgaaaaattagggtttgtaatttgggaatttgggaattttgatatatatattatggaatccatatttttaacgtgtttgaaaaattagggtttgtaatttgggaatttgggaattttgatatatatattatggaatccatatttttaacgtgtttgaaaaattagggtttgtaatttgggaatttgggaattttgatatatatattatggaatccatatttttaacgtgtttgaaaaattagggtttgtaatttgggaatttgggaattttgatatatatattatggaatccatatttttaacgtgtttgaaaaattagggtttgtaatttgggaatttgggaattttgatatatatattatggaatccatatttttaacgtgtttgaaaaattagggtttgtaatttgggaatttgggaattttgatatatatattatggaatccatatttttaacgtgtttgaaaaattagggtttgtaatttgggaatttgggaattttgatatatatattatggaatccatatttttaacgtgtttgaaaaattagggtttgtaatttgggaatttgggaattttgatatatatattatggaatccatatttttaacgtgtttgaaaaattagggtttgtaatttgggaatttgggaattttgatatatatattatggaatccatatttttaacgtgtttgaaaaattagggtttgtaatttgggaatttgggaattttgatatatatattatggaatccatatttttaacgtgtttgaaaaattagggtttgtaatttgggaatttgggaattttgatatatatattatggaatccatatttttaacgtgtttgaaaaattagggtttgtaatttgggaatttgggaattttgat
This region of Cicer arietinum cultivar CDC Frontier isolate Library 1 chromosome 8, Cicar.CDCFrontier_v2.0, whole genome shotgun sequence genomic DNA includes:
- the LOC113784545 gene encoding heavy metal-associated isoprenylated plant protein 12-like — protein: MKKVVLKVDFYNDKIKRKMMKTASGLLGVESVSIELKEKKLTLSGDIDSVKVVLKLRKVCQTEIVSVGPLEEDKKSTDVSTILNSFEPYCFCYHMQPPSDNIQCYYYI